The genomic interval TTGGTGGAAGTCGTGCGCCGGTTTCAGCTCGCCCCCCGGATGCAACCGTTCACCCGGTGCATGGCGTGCAATGGCGTGCTCACGGTGGCCCGGCGGGACGACGTGCTGGAGCGCATTCCGCCCCGCGTGGCCGCCTCGCACACCGGGTTCCAGCAGTGCCCGTCGTGTCAGCGCGTCTACTGGGCTGGGACCCACCACCAGCGAATGCAGGCCCTGGTCGAAAAGCTCCGGGGCCTGAAGCCAGACATGCCCTGAGTCCGGAAGCGCTTCGCGGATCACGGTTGGCACCCATGGGCACGCCCCGTATCATCCCCGCCATTCATGAAAATCAGCATTAAACGGCCAGGACTGAAAATGCTCTTTCCTTCCCTCCACGCCCCCTCGCGCCCTCGCGCCTCCGTTCCCGTGCTGCTTGCCCTGCTGGCCCTGGGGCCCGCCTGTGGCGAGGCCCTCCCCGGAGAATCCGAGGAGGCCCTCCAGCCCAGCCCCGGCATCGCCGCACTCGCCAGCGCCAACCTGTACGACTCCTTCACCCGCGCCAACAGCACCACCTCCCTCGGCAGCCTGGAGACGGGCGGCCAGGGCTGGAGCGTCACGCCCTCCACCGCGAAGTGGGGCATCCTCTCCAACCGGGCGTATCTCGCCACGGATGACGGCACCTGGAATGACCACTACGCCACCGTCCAGGGCACCGCCAACGGCCGCGTGCGCGTCACCCTGGCGGTGCTGGGCCAATACTCGGGCCTCACCTTCCGCTTCATCGACCGGAGCAACTGCTGGAAGCTCGCCACGGACACCAGCGCGGGCAAATACTTCCTCACGAAGTTCGTGGGCGGCACCCAGACGTTCCCGCTCCAGATTGCCCAGGCCCCCGCCGCCGGAGACGTCTTGGAAGTGCGCCTCTCCGGCACCCGCATCGACGTGTTCATCAACGGCGTGCTGAAGGGCGGCGTCGACGACGCGAGCCACCAGACCGCCACCCGCGTGGGCCTGCTCGGCAGCCAGGACAACCTCGCCCGGTACGACGACTTCACGGTCTACACGGCTGGCACCCGCGACGCCACGCTCCAGCCCTTCGTGTCGAGCTCCGTGTGGAACCTGCCCATCGGCACCGGCGCCACGTACGCGGACACCACGGACCCCGCCACGAAGGACTTCATCGCCACCAGCATCAACGGCATGACTATTCACACGTGGGCCAACTGGGATGTCTACTCCCACCCCATTTCCCTCGCCTCGTCCAGCGACCCCTGGGCCACGGTGACGGACACCAACGACTCCTGGCGCAGCGGGGCCTACTTCCTGCCCGCCACCGCCCCCATCGCCAGCGGCAGCGACAAGCACATGCACGTCATCAACCCGGCGCGCACGGTGATTGATGAAGCCTGGGCCGTCACCCGGGTGTCCCCCACCGCGTACAAGGCGGGGCGCCACCACACGATTGATCTCTTCGGCCACGGCATCGGGCCGCAGAACGGCGTGCGCGCGTACGGCGGCTCGGCGGTGGGCGGGCTCATCCGCGCCTGGGAGACCACGCCCACGCACCCGAAGTACACGGGCAAGATTCAGCACGCGCTCGCGGTCGCGGTCGACCGCGTGCAGCTCTTCTACCAGTGCTGCGGCAAGAGCGGCTACGACGCGAACGGCTATGGCACCGCGAAGGGCTACGTCTGGCCCGCCACCGAGCAGGACTGGGGCAGCGAGACCACCTACAAGGGCAACGTCCCCATGGGCGCCTACTTCGCCATTCCCCCTTCCGTGGACCTCAACACGCTGGGCCTCACGGCGGAGGGCAAGATGATCGCCCAGGCCCTCCAGGACTACGGGGCCTACGTCACGGACGCCACGGGCGCCACGGTCGCCTTCTATGTGGAGCCCACCGCCCCGTCCTCGTTCGTGAGCAACCTGCGCCGTGACTTGCCGCTCATCCGCTCGAAGATGCGGCGGGTGACGAACAACAGCGCCGCCACCCCGAACGGCCCGGGCACCCGGCGCGTCCCCCTGCTGCCGGAGCTCGCCCCCGCACCCTGACCTTACGGAGCGGGCTCCGGAGCCACGGCCGGCTCCGGAAAGCCCGCGAGGAAGACGCTCTCCGCGCGCGGGCCGGGCAGGGCCTGCCACACCGCTTCCGCCGTGAAGCTCAGCACCGGGGCCAGCAGCCGCACCAGCGTGGACACCACCGCGTACAGCATGGCCTGGGCGCTGCGCCGCGCCGGGCCCTCCTGGGACAGGGGCTCCCGGAGCGCCTCCAGGGACGCGGCGGACAGCGAGTCCTCGCAGAACGCCCCCACCGTCTCGATGACGAGGTGGAACGCGCCCTGCTCGTAGGCCTGGCGGATTTGCGTCACCCCTTCCGCCAACCACTCGCGGAGCCGCGCCTCCTGCGGCAGCACGGCGTCAGGGGCCCCTCCGGGCTCGAAGCCCTCCAGGTGGCTCAAGGCGCGGTGCAGCGCCTCCCTCACCTTCGCGGCGTCCTGCCGCAGCCCTTCGAGGAGGCTGTCCGACAGGGGCACCTCCGCGTGATAGCTGTGGGTGGCCGCCCACAGCCGCAGGACCTCCGCGCCGTAGGCTTGGAGGATTCGCTCCACCGGCAGCGTGCCGTCCGGAGCGCTGACGGCGCCGTGCGTGAAGCAGGCCCGCGAGGGCACCTGTCCCCGCGTCCCCGCCCACACCAGCCAGGAGCGGCGGAACGCCTCGCCCCGGGAATCGCTTCGCGCCACGCAGAGATCCGCGGGCCCGCGCGGGTGACGCGCCAGCACCGCCGGGAGCATGCACGCCGCGTCGAAGCCCGCGTCCAGGAGCTCCGTCTCCCGCCGGAACGTGCTCCCTCCGCACCCCGCGCACCGGACGCCCGCGCCCAGGAACGTTTCCACCGGCGAGCGGAACCAGACCTCCACGCCCTCCTGCGCCACGGCCGAGGCCACCCGCTCCATCACCTCGGGCGAGGCGATGGCCTCGCCGCACCCCTCGCAGAAGGCCACGGGCAGGGGAACGCCCCAGCGCCGCGGCTGGCCGAGGCCCCAGTCCTTCTGCCCTTCCAGCCCGCGCCGCAGGCGGCCGAGCCCCTCCTCCGGCATCCACTGCACCCGGTCCACCGCCTCCAGCGCCCGCGCGCGGAGCGACGGGTGCCCCTCCGGCGCCCGGTCCATCGAAAGCACCCACTGGGGCCGTGTCAGAAGGAAGGCCGGCTGGTGGCAGGTCCGGCACCGGGGCGCCGGGTGCTCCACCGTGTCCGTCTTCGCGTTGAGCAGCGCGCCCCGCTCCTCCAACAGGTCAACGATGCGCGCGTCCGCTTCGAACACCTTCTGCCCCTGGAGCGCCGCGCCCACCGAGCCGTCGTAGCGCCCGTCCAGGCCCACGGGGCTGGGGCGCCCCTCCCCGTCCTCACCAGCGGCAGGCGCGGTGGGCACCAGCCCCGTGCCCGCCTCGTCCGTCACATGCGGGCTCAGCACCACCCGGCCCGTCCGCTCCAGCCAGGGGTGCTGGTAGGTGAGGTGCTGCAAGTCCTCGCCGCTCGCGTAGGCGAGGATGCGCCGGAAGTCCTCGAAGCCCACCGTCTCCACATCCCCGCCACGCAGGCGCGCCGTCTTCTTCACCAGCTCGTCGCCCTTCACCTCGGCCAGCACCTTCGCCAGCAACGGCCGCGCGGCGCAGATGACCCGCTCGCCGAGCTGGTAGAAGACGTACTCGAAGTCCGCGTGCACCGAGAGGGTCTCGTGGACCGGCAGCGTCCACGGCGCGGCCGTCCAGCCGAGGAAGAAGACCTCCCGTCCCTCCAGCATCGGCATCCGCCCGGCCAGCTCCGGCCCCGCGCGGAAGGCCACATATAAGGAGGGGCTCTGGCGGGGCACGTCCTCCACCTCCTCCTCGGACAGCACCGTCTGGCAGTGCGCGCAGCCGTACGCCCACCGGCGCCGCCGGGACAGCAGCCCCCGGCGCGCGAGCGTGGCCAGCTCCCGAAGTTCCTGGGCCGCTGCGGCCGGGTCCATCGTCCGGTAGGGCGCCTCCCAGTCCGCGAACACCCCCATCCGCTGGTACGCCGCCGTCTGAAGGCGGATGCCCTCCAGCGCCTGCGCGCGGCACCGCGCCTGGAAGTCCTCGCGGGACAGCGCCCCCGGGTCCACGCCTTCCGCCTGGAGCCGCTGCGCCACCGCCTGCTCCAGGGCCCGCCCGTGCGTGCTCCAGCCGGGGACCACGCGGCATGGGCGCCCGGAGAGGTTGCGGAACTTCGCGGCGATGTCCGTGAGCAGCCGGCCCAGCGCGGCATCCAGCGGCACGGGGCCTGCCACCTCCGAGGGCCCGTCCACCAGCACGAAGGGCTCGGCCCCGGCGTTCTTCTCCAGGAGCCGGGCCCCGATGCCGCGCTCGGCCCACCCACGGGCCAGCCGCGCTTCGCTCTCCAGCGGGTTCAGGGAGTCGCTCATGGGCCCGGGGCCGTAACACGCCCCCCGGGAGCCCCGCAACGGCGGGGGCCCCTCAGCGCGGCTTCATCCCCTTCGCGTCGAGCTGGTACTTCTTCACCAGCCGCTCGATGGACTTGCGGTGCAGCCCGCTCTCGCGCGCCGCGCGGGACAGGTTGCCCTCGCAGCGGCCCAGCACACTGGTGATGTACTCGCGCTCGAAGTTCTCCAGGAGCTGCTCCTTCGCGTCCTTGAAGGCCAGGTGCTCGTTGAAGGGCAGCGGCCCCTCGCGGGCCTGGCCCCGCACGCGCGCGGGCAGGTGCACGGGGAGAATCTCCTCCCCATCCGAGAAGGTGAGCACGTGCGAGAGCACGTTCATCAGCTCGCGCACGTTGCCCGGCCACGCGTAGGCCATGAGCAGACCCAGCGCCTCGGAGGAGAAGCGCTTGCGGCCGTGGCGCTCCACCACCTCGGGCTCGGCCAGCGCCCGCTTGAGGATGAGCGGAATGTCATCCCGGCGCTGGCGCAGCGGCGGCAGCGGGATGTGGATGACGGAGAGGCGGAAGTACAGGTCCTCCCGGAAGTTGCCCGCGGCGATCTCCTTGAGCAAGTCCCGGTTCGTGGCGGCGATGACGCGGCAGTCCACGCCAATCACGTCGTTGCCGCCCACGCGCCGCACCTCGCGGTTCTCCAGCGCGCGCAGCAGCTTGGGCTGCAAGTCCAGGCGCAGCTCGCCCAGCTCGTCCAGGAAGATGGTGCCGCCTTGCGCGCGCTCGAAGGCGCCGGGGCGGCTGTTCACCGCGCCGGTGAAGGCCCCCTTCTCGTGGCCGAACAGCTCGCTCTCGATGAGGTTGGGCGGAATGGCGCCGCAGTCGAGCACCACCATGGGGCCCTTGCGGCGCTCGGACAGCTCGTGGACGGCGCGCGCCACCAGCTCCTTCCCCGTGCCCGTCTCCCCCTGGATGATGACCGACACGTTCATCGGGGCGATGCGCTGGATGAGCCCGAAGATTTGCCGCATCTTCGCGCTCTGTCCCACCATGCCGCACAGCTTGCCCTCCTCCTCGGGCGAGCCTGAGGCCTCCTCCGTCACCGGGGTGAAGGTGACGACGCTGGAGCCGGCGCGGACCTGGGAGGCGGGTGAGAGGTAGGCCCGCTCGATGCGGCGGCCATCCAGGAAGGTGCCGTTGGTGGAGTCGAGATCCACCAGGAGGTAGCCGCGCTCGGTGAATTGGATTTCGAAGTGGTGGCGGCTCGCGGTGCGGTCCTCCACGAGGACCAGGTCGTTGTCCGGGTGCGCGCCCACCGTGAGCCGCTCCTTGCCCGTCACCACGCAGCGGCCCTCGTCGGGCCCTGCCACCACGAGCAACCGGCACGTGTGGGGGCCCGTGCCCGGCGGGGGGTTCATCACCACCGTCTGTGAGGAAGGGGGGCCCAGGGCTTTGCCAGGGCCAGTGCTTCCGGAGGAGGGGGCCACCTCCCCCAGGGGGGGGTCTTGAGAAGTCATCCGGAGCGGAGGATACCAAACAGGAGCCTCAGAGCTGCTCGGTCCCTCCCTTGCCCGTGCTAGGCTCCCGCGCCCTGCATGCCCCCCTCCAAGGCGAAGAAGAAAAAGGTGCGAGCCCCCGCCCGCACCGAGGCCTCTCCCCGTGCCCTGGTGCCCCCAGCGCGTTCCCCGCGGCGCACGGCGAAGAAGACGGTGGTGCTCCTGTCGCGCAAGCGCTCGCTGTACTCCACCGGCCGGCTGGTGGAGGCCATCAAGAAGCGGGGCCACCGGCCGCTGGTGCTCGACACGCTGCGCTGCACCATGCTCCTGGCGAAGGACCAGCCGCGGATGATGTACCGGGGCGTGGAGATCCGCGGCGTGGACGTGGTGATTCCGCGCATCGGCGCCTCCATCACCGCCTACGGGCTGGCGGTGGTGACGCACTTCGAGATGATGCAGGTGCCGGTGGTGAACGAGGCCGGCTCCATCCTGCGCAGCCGCGACAAGCTGCGGTGCCTGCAGCACCTGTCGCGCGCGGGGCTGGACATCCCCCGCACGGTGATGGCGCATGACCGCAGCAACGTGCGCAAGCTGGTGGAGGAGGTGGGCGGCATGCCCCTCATCATCAAGCTCATCCGGGGCACGCAAGGGGTGGGAGTCATGATCGCCCACACGCTCACGGAGGTGCAGAGCATCGTGGACACCTTCTGGGACCTGGGGCAGGAAATCGTCCTCCAGGAGTTCGTCGCCGAGAGCAAGGGCAAGGACGTGCGCGCCCTGGTGGTGGGCAACCGGGTGGTGGGGGCGATGCGGCGCCAGGCGAAGAAGGGCGAGTTCCGCTCCAACATCCACCGGGGGGGCGAGGGCCAGCCCATCGAGCTGCCCCCTGCCTACGTGGAGGCCGCCGTCACCGCGGCGCGCATCACCGGGCTGGGCATCGCCGGGGTGGACATGCTGGAGGGGTACGCCGGACCCCGGCTGATGGAAATCAACTCGAGCCCGGGCTTCGAGGGGCTGGAGGCCGCCACGGGCCAGGACATCGCCGGGGCGATGGTGGACTACGCCCTGGAATTCGCGGAGACCAGGCGGGGAGGCGAGCGCGTCCGGCAGCCGTTGTGAACAGAGGTGCCGGGCATCCAAGCCCTCCACTTCGTGCGTCCTGCGGGAATGAGCGTCTGCGGCGGATGTCAGGAGGGGATTGGCAGTTGGAGGGCGCCCCTCTAATCTGGGCACCCTTGATGAAGACCCTGCTGCCCAAGACGCTGCAGATTACTGTGTACCAGGATGTGCTGTGCGCCTGGTGCTACATCGCCGACATGCGGTTGGAGACACTGCGCCACGAGTTTGGTGACGCCGTCCGCTGGCGTGTGAGGCCCTACCCGCTGCGCGTCCAGGACGCGCGCCCCACGGAACGCGAGCTGAGAGGCTTGTCCGAGGAGGTGAAGCGCGCCAGCAACGAGCCGGAGCCCGTGGCGCGGCTGCTCACCACGGACCTGTGGCTGGGAGGAGACCCTCCCCGCTCCAGCCTCCCGGGACTGGCGGCGCTGGAGGCCGCGCGGCTCCAGGGGCCCCAGGCGCGCGCGTTCATGGCCAAGGCCATGCAGCGCGCGGCGCTGGAGCAGGGCGTGAACGTGTCGCGCACGGACGTGGTGTTCGAGCTGGCCAGCCGCGTGGGCCTGGCGATGAACGACTTCTCCGCGGCGTTCCACTCGGAGGAGACGCGAAGGCTCATCCTCGACGAGCACCGGCTGGCCGCCAGCCGCGGCGTGCGCGGCGTGCCCACCGTCATCATCGGCGGGCGGTGGATGGTCTGTGGCCTGCGCGAGGTGGCCGAGTACCGCGAGCACATCCTCGCGTGCATGGGCAAGCTCGCCACGCCCCGCCCGGGCAGCACCTCCGAGCGGCTGGTGCACTGAGGCCGCCGCGCGCGGCGAGGGCTCCTCTTTCCGGGGAGCCCTTGGCGCGCTCAGCCCCGCGGGGCGTCCCCGGAGCGCAGGGACAGGTAGAGCGCCGCGAGCAGCAGGTAGCTCATCCCCAGCGCCGGGAAGAGGCCCACACAGCACGCGAGCACGCCCACGAACAGCAGCACCATGTTCATGAGCCCGAAGCCCACGGCGGCGAGCCGCTGGCCACGCATATAGGCGTAGCAGTTGCGGATGGCCTGCACCGCCGAGGGGTGCTCCGCGTAGGCCAGCTCGGGCTGGAGCAGGTACAGCGGCAGGGTGAGGTAGACGAGCACGGGCACGAACAGCACGCCCACGCACACCGCGGCGACGATGCGTGTCGAATCCCAGGCCATCTCCTCGAAGGAAGGCGGGAACGTGTCCAGGGGCACGGCGATCACGAACAGGATCGCGGCCATGAGGCCCATGAGGAGGGCGACCCCCAGGAAGACGATCAGCAGCGAGACGAGGTAGACGCCGATCTTGTGCAGCTGGCTGAACAGCCGGCCGATGTCGGCGCGCTGCCCGTGGAGCACATCGAGCAGCATGCGCATGACGCCCAGCCCCAGCACGCCCTGCACCACGTTCTGCACGAAGAAGGAGACCACGGTCAGGCCCACCGAGAGGGCCACGCTGTCCAGCGCCTGGCCAATCATCGGCAGGACGTTGCCCACGAGCTGCACGATGAGGGTGATGCCCAGCACCACGAGCACCGAGACGGAGATCATCACCCACTCCCGCTTGAAGAGCGGGAAGCAGTAGTCCCACAGCCCGCTGAGGCTCCAGGTGTCGCGGGTGAAGGGGAACTCCTGGCCCCCCGTGCGCGCCCGGCAGGTGGGGCAGCTCGACTGGCGGCCGCCTCCCGTGCACGTGGCGCACATGAAGTTGCCGCACCGCGTGCAGGTGCCCTGGGCCGGCGCCTCCGGATGCAAGGCGCAATGCGCGCCTGCCTGGTGACCCCCACCCCAATCCATCTCCGGCATCGGCTCTCCCTCGCGGCCGGAAAGGGACCGTCCCCCCGGTAGCCCGCGCAAGTCCCCTATATCCCAGGGATTCGCGGGGCCTCCAGGGATTGGACGCCCGGAGGGGGGGAGGACTGAATTTCCGGGCCCCCCGTGCGTCTTTCCGGATGCCGTCGTAAGACAGAAGCGGACCGGAGGCCCTGGTCCGGGAGACTCCTCACATGCGTCGCCTCCTTGCCCTCGTCGTCCCGTTGGCCCTGCTGGCAGGCACCGGCTGCGTCGTCACGCCCTACCACAGCCACCGGAGCGCCTACCGCGCCGTGAGCGTGGTGGAGTACCGGTACGGCGGCGTGCACCCCATCCCGCACGCGGGCGGCTGGTGCAACGAATCCGCCTACCACGTGCACGACTACGAGCCGGAGCCCGAGTACTACGCCTACACGAACGACGTGTACACGTACCGGGGCCCCACGCTCGTGTGGTACCTGGACCTGCACCCCATCCCGAGCGGTGGGTACTGCCACCTGAGCGGGCGGCACCACCACGACTACCACGCGCGGCAGTACGACGGCTGGTCCCACTCGTGGGACCGCAAGCGCGAAGTCTACGTGTACAACTCGCCCCGCGGCAGGCATGGCGCCTCGCCCGCCCCGGGCTACCGGGCGCCGAGCCCCGTGCAGCACGCCCGCCCCACCCCTCCTCCGAGCAATGGTGACCGGTGGGGCCGCAACCCTCCGCCGGGCGGCGTGGGCCATGGTGGCTCGACGCCTCCGGGCGGCGGCTGGGGCAACCCACGTCCTCCCTCGAACGGTGGCAACTACCCG from Stigmatella aurantiaca carries:
- a CDS encoding ATP-grasp domain-containing protein produces the protein MPPSKAKKKKVRAPARTEASPRALVPPARSPRRTAKKTVVLLSRKRSLYSTGRLVEAIKKRGHRPLVLDTLRCTMLLAKDQPRMMYRGVEIRGVDVVIPRIGASITAYGLAVVTHFEMMQVPVVNEAGSILRSRDKLRCLQHLSRAGLDIPRTVMAHDRSNVRKLVEEVGGMPLIIKLIRGTQGVGVMIAHTLTEVQSIVDTFWDLGQEIVLQEFVAESKGKDVRALVVGNRVVGAMRRQAKKGEFRSNIHRGGEGQPIELPPAYVEAAVTAARITGLGIAGVDMLEGYAGPRLMEINSSPGFEGLEAATGQDIAGAMVDYALEFAETRRGGERVRQPL
- a CDS encoding DsbA family oxidoreductase; translated protein: MKTLLPKTLQITVYQDVLCAWCYIADMRLETLRHEFGDAVRWRVRPYPLRVQDARPTERELRGLSEEVKRASNEPEPVARLLTTDLWLGGDPPRSSLPGLAALEAARLQGPQARAFMAKAMQRAALEQGVNVSRTDVVFELASRVGLAMNDFSAAFHSEETRRLILDEHRLAASRGVRGVPTVIIGGRWMVCGLREVAEYREHILACMGKLATPRPGSTSERLVH
- a CDS encoding sigma 54-interacting transcriptional regulator, with the protein product MNPPPGTGPHTCRLLVVAGPDEGRCVVTGKERLTVGAHPDNDLVLVEDRTASRHHFEIQFTERGYLLVDLDSTNGTFLDGRRIERAYLSPASQVRAGSSVVTFTPVTEEASGSPEEEGKLCGMVGQSAKMRQIFGLIQRIAPMNVSVIIQGETGTGKELVARAVHELSERRKGPMVVLDCGAIPPNLIESELFGHEKGAFTGAVNSRPGAFERAQGGTIFLDELGELRLDLQPKLLRALENREVRRVGGNDVIGVDCRVIAATNRDLLKEIAAGNFREDLYFRLSVIHIPLPPLRQRRDDIPLILKRALAEPEVVERHGRKRFSSEALGLLMAYAWPGNVRELMNVLSHVLTFSDGEEILPVHLPARVRGQAREGPLPFNEHLAFKDAKEQLLENFEREYITSVLGRCEGNLSRAARESGLHRKSIERLVKKYQLDAKGMKPR
- a CDS encoding class I tRNA ligase family protein; this translates as MSDSLNPLESEARLARGWAERGIGARLLEKNAGAEPFVLVDGPSEVAGPVPLDAALGRLLTDIAAKFRNLSGRPCRVVPGWSTHGRALEQAVAQRLQAEGVDPGALSREDFQARCRAQALEGIRLQTAAYQRMGVFADWEAPYRTMDPAAAAQELRELATLARRGLLSRRRRWAYGCAHCQTVLSEEEVEDVPRQSPSLYVAFRAGPELAGRMPMLEGREVFFLGWTAAPWTLPVHETLSVHADFEYVFYQLGERVICAARPLLAKVLAEVKGDELVKKTARLRGGDVETVGFEDFRRILAYASGEDLQHLTYQHPWLERTGRVVLSPHVTDEAGTGLVPTAPAAGEDGEGRPSPVGLDGRYDGSVGAALQGQKVFEADARIVDLLEERGALLNAKTDTVEHPAPRCRTCHQPAFLLTRPQWVLSMDRAPEGHPSLRARALEAVDRVQWMPEEGLGRLRRGLEGQKDWGLGQPRRWGVPLPVAFCEGCGEAIASPEVMERVASAVAQEGVEVWFRSPVETFLGAGVRCAGCGGSTFRRETELLDAGFDAACMLPAVLARHPRGPADLCVARSDSRGEAFRRSWLVWAGTRGQVPSRACFTHGAVSAPDGTLPVERILQAYGAEVLRLWAATHSYHAEVPLSDSLLEGLRQDAAKVREALHRALSHLEGFEPGGAPDAVLPQEARLREWLAEGVTQIRQAYEQGAFHLVIETVGAFCEDSLSAASLEALREPLSQEGPARRSAQAMLYAVVSTLVRLLAPVLSFTAEAVWQALPGPRAESVFLAGFPEPAVAPEPAP